The following are encoded together in the Oncorhynchus gorbuscha isolate QuinsamMale2020 ecotype Even-year linkage group LG03, OgorEven_v1.0, whole genome shotgun sequence genome:
- the LOC124031601 gene encoding adenosine receptor A1-like, which translates to MMSGGEVVYTVLEVLIAIACCLGNVLVIWAVWSSSALRQPIFCFMVSLAVADFLVGSVAMPLAVLVDGRVQTSFNVCLFISCVVIMLTVASVLSLLAIAVDRYLRVFIPLSYKKTVTERRSWVVVATCWFVAFILSFPPMFGWYNRETLSHSENSTAILCHFLAVIPMSYIVYFNFFLCILTPLIVMAVLYIYIFCTIWRNLREKAGHGAQSHTYFRNERSLAQSLALVLVLFAFCWLPLHIMNCAAYFGSPSDIPHTAFYVGILLSHANSAVNPVVYAFKIRRIQGAYLRIWRRFFVCRDDNQGSQSNRSTEHNISSNPNNVSKG; encoded by the exons ATGATGTCTGGAGGAGAGGTGGTCTACACAGTGCTGGAGGTGCTGATCGCCATTGCCTGCTGCCTGGGAAATGTGCTGGTTATCTGGGCAGTGTGGTCAAGCAGTGCTCTGCGGCAGCCCATCTTCTGCTTTATGGTTTCTCTGGCTGTGGCTGACTTCCTCGTAGGGTCTGTGGCCATGCCGCTGGCTGTACTGGTGGATGGACGGGTGCAGACCTCGTTCAATGTCTGTCTCTTCATTAGCTGTGTGGTCATCATGTTGACAGTGGCCTCAGTCTTGTCACTGCTAGCCATTGCTGTGGACCGATACCTACGCGTCTTCATCCCTCTCAG CTACAAGaagacagtaacagagagaagaTCTTGGGTGGTAGTAGCAACATGTTGGTTTGTTGCTTTTATATTGAGCTTCCCTCCCATGTTTGGATGGTACAATCGAGAAACGTTGTCTCACTCAGAGAACTCGACCGCAATCCTCTGCCATTTCCTGGCTGTGATCCCCATGTCATACATTGTTTACTTCAATTTCTTCCTCTGCATCCTCACCCCGTTAATTGTCATGGCTGTCCTGTACATCTACATCTTCTGTACCATCTGGAGGAACCTGAGGGAGAAAGCAGGGCACGGAGCCCAGTCCCACACCTACTTCAGGAATGAGAGGAGCCTGGCCCAATCCCTGGCTCTGGTCCTGGTGCTGTTCGCCTTCTGCTGGCTCCCCTTGCACATTATGAACTGTGCTGCCTACTTTGGCAGCCCGTCAGACATACCCCACACCGCCTTCTATGTGGGCATCCTCCTTTCCCATGCCAATTCAGCGGTCAACCCAGTCGTCTATGCCTTCAAGATCCGCAGGATCCAGGGAGCGTACCTGAGGATCTGGAGGAGGTTCTTTGTGTGTCGTGATGACAACCAGGGCTCTCAGAGCAATCGTTCCACTGAGCACAATATCAGCAGCAACCCTAACAATGTGAGCAAGGGATAG